The following are from one region of the Bacteroidota bacterium genome:
- a CDS encoding Rpn family recombination-promoting nuclease/putative transposase codes for MTFVDVTNDIAFRKIFGNESKKIILISFLNAILKLEGEDRIAEVEILNPYQLPIIRNLKATIIDVRARDKAGRSFIIEMQVADLDGMDKRLLYYSSKEYAAQIAVGDQYHKLRPVIFIGIFDFPFTQGDHYFSHHSICNVETGERIIKDMDFFFIELPKFNKSSAELATIADKWIFFIKEAENLNVIPENANDEGLVQAYQDANRQSWNKEEWDEYIYAGMREQDARGRESLAVSRAVKNAVESALLAEKESVAKRLLAIGLPHNQVADVSGLSVQEVEKLAGSI; via the coding sequence ATGACCTTCGTAGATGTAACCAACGATATCGCCTTCAGGAAAATTTTTGGGAATGAGTCCAAGAAGATCATTCTCATTTCCTTTTTGAATGCGATCCTCAAATTGGAAGGCGAAGACCGCATCGCGGAAGTCGAAATCCTGAATCCTTATCAGTTGCCGATCATTCGTAACCTGAAAGCCACGATCATTGACGTTCGTGCGCGGGACAAGGCTGGCCGAAGCTTCATCATTGAGATGCAAGTGGCTGATTTGGACGGGATGGACAAGCGATTGTTGTATTATTCTTCGAAGGAATATGCCGCGCAAATTGCAGTAGGGGATCAGTACCACAAACTGCGCCCCGTGATTTTCATTGGCATTTTTGATTTCCCATTTACCCAGGGCGACCATTATTTCTCGCACCACAGCATCTGCAATGTCGAAACTGGAGAAAGGATCATCAAGGACATGGATTTCTTCTTCATCGAGCTGCCCAAATTCAACAAAAGCAGTGCTGAATTGGCCACCATTGCGGACAAATGGATATTTTTCATCAAAGAGGCAGAAAATCTCAATGTAATTCCAGAGAATGCCAACGATGAAGGCCTTGTTCAAGCCTATCAGGATGCAAACCGCCAAAGTTGGAATAAGGAGGAATGGGATGAATACATTTATGCGGGCATGCGGGAGCAAGATGCGCGGGGGAGGGAGAGTTTGGCGGTTTCGCGGGCGGTGAAAAATGCTGTTGAATCAGCGCTACTTGCAGAGAAGGAATCTGTCGCAAAGAGGTTGCTCGCCATCGGGTTGCCACATAATCAAGTCGCCGATGTTAGCGGCTTGTCGGTGCAGGAAGTAGAAAAACTTGCAGGATCGATCTGA
- a CDS encoding GNAT family N-acetyltransferase — translation MPQIDIQEYRTATAMLADWAEWLEQNAANNNLLLGFLYRLQRREAAGGEVVALMVGISEAGQRKLALFQTAPRELILVCAPTGWESALAAGVEWMQLHHSHLPGIVGPEPQVSAFADAYFPGWKRVFRQNTLQLDQLSLPRPCAGSMRLAEPRDADLIRDWLIDFFLDSLRQTLRIEEATQLARAKILEKQFWVWEVEGEVVSMAGVERPTRHGITVVLVYTPPKARGKGFASNLVAQITQLQLQNGKRFCCLHTDADNPTSNKIYKELGYYEVGEGSMLRFELESN, via the coding sequence ATGCCGCAGATCGACATCCAAGAATACCGCACTGCCACAGCGATGCTCGCCGATTGGGCCGAATGGCTCGAGCAAAATGCGGCCAACAACAATTTGTTGCTGGGTTTTCTCTATCGGCTTCAGCGCCGCGAAGCGGCTGGCGGTGAAGTAGTTGCCCTGATGGTGGGCATCTCGGAAGCAGGGCAAAGAAAACTCGCGTTATTCCAAACCGCGCCGCGCGAATTGATTTTGGTTTGCGCTCCGACAGGTTGGGAAAGTGCATTGGCGGCGGGTGTCGAATGGATGCAGCTCCATCACTCCCATTTGCCGGGAATCGTGGGCCCAGAGCCGCAGGTCAGTGCCTTTGCCGATGCCTATTTTCCGGGATGGAAGCGGGTTTTTCGGCAAAATACCCTGCAACTCGACCAATTGAGCTTGCCAAGACCTTGCGCAGGGTCGATGCGGCTTGCCGAACCACGTGACGCAGACTTGATCCGAGATTGGTTGATTGACTTTTTTCTGGATTCCTTGCGTCAAACACTTCGCATCGAGGAGGCGACGCAATTGGCCCGCGCGAAGATTCTCGAAAAGCAATTTTGGGTTTGGGAAGTCGAGGGCGAAGTCGTGAGCATGGCAGGCGTCGAACGTCCCACGCGCCACGGCATCACGGTCGTGCTCGTCTACACGCCTCCGAAGGCGCGCGGGAAGGGATTCGCCAGCAACCTCGTCGCCCAAATCACCCAATTGCAATTGCAGAACGGCAAACGGTTTTGTTGCCTGCACACCGACGCCGACAATCCGACTTCCAATAAGATTTACAAGGAATTGGGGTATTATGAGGTGGGGGAGGGAAGTATGTTGAGGTTTGAGTTAGAGTCTAACTGA
- a CDS encoding DUF4328 domain-containing protein, translated as MQTALRPNAQRAKIAIIMIWITLGTQIVSSISDFFQLMLLKAIDNGESYGIDSLNANDTRQQILGIVTFLMLIASAVTYIQWFRRAYYNLHLMDGNLRFSEGWASGAWFVPIISLFRPFQIMSELFQVSKAILSRNLPQWQAREHSTLLGIWWALWVINNVWGNISARVTLDASTIEKLIVSTQISMWNVVINIPLAILAVRIIQEYSGMEGLLATPMAVFQQDEPVSAAPMEEPAAPSINLEKGPSAE; from the coding sequence ATGCAAACTGCGCTCCGTCCCAATGCTCAACGTGCCAAGATCGCCATCATTATGATCTGGATCACGCTGGGGACACAAATCGTTTCGAGTATTTCTGACTTTTTTCAATTGATGCTCCTCAAGGCCATCGACAATGGGGAATCCTATGGAATCGACAGTTTGAACGCCAACGATACCAGGCAGCAAATTTTGGGAATTGTGACGTTCCTGATGTTGATTGCTTCGGCGGTCACCTATATCCAATGGTTTCGCAGGGCCTATTATAACCTGCACCTCATGGACGGAAACCTGCGATTTTCCGAAGGTTGGGCATCCGGGGCTTGGTTTGTTCCCATCATTTCCCTGTTTCGTCCTTTCCAGATCATGTCAGAGCTGTTTCAGGTCTCCAAAGCAATTCTATCCCGCAACTTGCCTCAATGGCAAGCAAGAGAGCATTCCACTTTGCTCGGGATTTGGTGGGCGCTGTGGGTTATCAACAATGTTTGGGGCAATATTTCTGCGCGGGTTACCTTGGATGCCAGCACCATCGAAAAACTCATTGTATCCACCCAAATCAGCATGTGGAACGTGGTCATCAACATTCCATTGGCCATTCTCGCGGTGAGGATCATTCAGGAATATTCAGGAATGGAGGGTCTTTTGGCCACACCGATGGCAGTTTTCCAGCAAGACGAACCCGTTTCGGCAGCTCCAATGGAAGAACCGGCAGCCCCGTCGATCAACCTTGAAAAGGGACCGTCTGCTGAATAA
- a CDS encoding sigma-70 family RNA polymerase sigma factor codes for MAAAQNEEIEQTHRKEGGKLLNFIKRQVRDDDDALDIFQDTFSQLTEAYRGLETIERVGSWLFRVAKNKIADLYRRKKPLPASRQQAIEDEDGAPTLSLMDILPDLSGNPEEQMLRTSIWSAIEAAIEDLPENQRFVFVSHEFDELSFREIAELTGETENTLRMRKYHAVQYLRGRLAEWYLD; via the coding sequence ATGGCAGCAGCGCAAAATGAAGAGATCGAGCAGACCCACCGCAAGGAGGGGGGAAAGCTCTTGAACTTCATCAAGCGGCAGGTGCGCGATGATGACGATGCCCTCGACATTTTTCAGGACACGTTTTCGCAGTTGACCGAGGCCTATCGGGGCTTGGAAACCATCGAACGCGTTGGCTCTTGGTTGTTTCGGGTGGCAAAAAACAAGATCGCGGACCTGTATCGCCGCAAGAAACCCCTGCCTGCGAGCCGGCAGCAGGCAATCGAGGACGAGGACGGTGCACCGACCCTCAGCCTCATGGACATCTTGCCCGATCTGAGTGGCAATCCTGAAGAGCAAATGTTACGCACATCCATCTGGTCGGCAATCGAAGCCGCCATCGAAGACCTTCCTGAAAACCAGCGATTTGTATTCGTGAGCCACGAATTTGATGAGCTGAGTTTCCGGGAAATCGCAGAACTGACCGGCGAAACGGAAAACACCTTGCGGATGCGCAAGTACCACGCCGTGCAGTATCTGAGAGGGCGGTTGGCCGAATGGTATTTGGATTAA